One region of Nycticebus coucang isolate mNycCou1 chromosome 10, mNycCou1.pri, whole genome shotgun sequence genomic DNA includes:
- the ZNF8 gene encoding zinc finger protein 8, which yields MDPEEEAAAVVTAAGFPVSRLQEPVTFWDVAVDFTQEEWGQLDPTQRTLYRDVMLETFGHLLCIGPELPKPEVISQLEQGAELWVAERGTTQGHCPGWDPRREDQASLKEQGFPEEETTGLSMLREDWESEEGLGQALKKDQNNLKQLEFVLKEAPIQDRGYETLRFGESYVVSSNPDPFPESSRKDCFPVYDSQVANSEHNSSLVSQQTVSPGKQAHENGDCLRASGQAVPVTELARSQVQDKPYKCTDCGKSFNHNAHLTVHKRIHTGERPYMCKECGKAFSQNSSLVQHERIHTGDKPYKCAECGKSFCHSTHLTVHRRIHTGEKPYECQDCGRAFNQNSSLGRHKRTHTGEKPYTCSVCGKSFSRTTCLFLHLRTHTEERPYECNHCGKGFRHSSSLAQHQRKHAGEKPFECRQRLIFEQTPALTKHEWVEPLTCNTHLSQDERTRQNDRPFKCNQCGKCFIQSSHLIRHQITHTREEEPHGRNHRLEQSFGRSSHLVRRQHSNSRENSAGGAKTRQPENGALALFDIHEIMQEKNPVHVIGGEEPSVGTSMLIDMREST from the exons ATGGACCCCGAGGAAGAAGCGGCAGCAGTGGTGACAGCCGCGGGGTTTCCAGTGTCACGGCTTCAG GAGCCAGTAACCTTCTGGGATGTGGCTGTGGACTTTACTCAGGAGGAGTGGGGGCAGCTGGACCCTACCCAGAGGACTCTGTACCGTGATGTGATGCTGGAGACCTTTGGGCACCTGCTCTGCATAG GTCCTGAGCTTCCTAAACCTGAAGTCATCTCCCAGCTAGAGCAAGGAGCTGAGCTATGGGTGGCAGAAAGAGGAACCACCCAGGGCCACTGTCCAG GCTGGGACCCTAGACGGGAAGACCAAGCATCACTCAAGGAGCAGGGCTTTCCTGAAGAGGAGACAACTGGTCTCTCCATGTTAAGGGAAGACTGGGAATCTGAGGAGGGCCTGGGCCAGGCACTCAAGAAGGACCAGAATAACTTGAAGCAATTGGAATTTGTCCTCAAAGAAGCACCAATTCAAGATCGAGGCTACGAAACTCTCAGATTTGGGGAAAGCTatgtggtgagttcaaacccagatcCATTCCCAGAGAGTTCTAGGAAAGACTGTTTCCCTGTTTATGACTCACAGGTTGCAAACTCAGAACATAACTCGAGCTTAGTCAGTCAGCAGACAGTGTCCCCAGGAAAACAGGCCCATGAAAATGGTGATTGCCTCAGAGCTTCTGGTCAGGCCGTTCCCGTTACAGAACTTGCAAGAAGTCAGGTACAAgataaaccctacaaatgtacTGACTGTGGGAAGTCATTTAACCATAATGCACACCTCACAGTGCACAAGAGGATTCATACAGGAGAGAGACCTTATATGTGCAAAgagtgtgggaaagccttcagccAGAACTCTTCCCTCGTTCAACATGAGAGAATCCACACAGGAGACAAGCCCTACAAGTGTGCGGAATGTGGGAAATCTTTCTGTCATAGCACACACCTTACTGTCCATCGGCGGATTCACACAGGGGAGAAACCCTATGAGTGTCAGGACTGTGGGCGGGCCTTTAACCAGAATTCATCCCTGGGCCGGCACAAGAGGACACATACTGGAGAAAAGCCATACACCTGCAGTGTTTGTGGAAAATCCTTCTCTCGGACCACTTGCCTTTTCCTGCACCTGAGAACTCACACTGAAGAGAGACCCTATGAATGCAACCACTGTGGGAAGGGCTTCAGGCACAGCTCGTCCCTGGCCCAGCATCAGCGAAAACATGCTGGCGAGAAGCCCTTTGAATGCCGCCAAAGGCTGATCTTTGAGCAGACACCAGCTTTAACAAAGCATGAATGGGTAGAACCTCTCACCTGCAACACACATTTAAGTCAAGATGAGAGGACTCGCCAAAATGACAGGCCCTTTAAATGTAATCAGTGTGGGAAGTGTTTCATCCAGAGCTCTCACCTCATCCGACATCAGATAACTCACACTAGAGAGGAGGAGCCCCATGGGCGTAACCACCGGCTCGAACAGTCCTTTGGCCGTAGCTCACACCTTGTCCGACGTCAGCACTCAAATTCGAGGGAGAACTCTGCAGGTGGGGCAAAGACAAGACAACCAGAAAACGGGGCTCTGGCCTTGTTTGACATTCATGAAATCATGCAAGAGAAAAATCCTGTGCACGTTATTGGGGGGGAAGAGCCATCTGTGGGTACTTCCATGTTAATTGACATGAGAGAATCCACATAG